DNA sequence from the Glycine soja cultivar W05 chromosome 18, ASM419377v2, whole genome shotgun sequence genome:
atgttaatcaCAGCTTTGTCTAGGGTCATTCTCAGGCACTTGTGGATGCTCAGAGCCCATGCCAGAATAATTGGTATCTGCTTCCTCCTAGCAACAGTTTTATCTCTATCCATTACTTGCCACTCTGTTGGTTTCAAGGTCAAAGTTTTTCTTGAATCAAATTGGACTATTGGCAGTCGGTTATCAGAGTACATGTCACCAACATCCATTGCCTCCTCAAACCCCACTACTGTACCTGTTGCTCCATTCATCAACCCTTTCCAAGTATGCAAATTCTTGACCAACATAACTGATAGGTAGAAAGGGGGCACAGGGGCAACAAACACACGGGtgcaaacaacaacaaacaagagGAGAATTGTGAGGCCTGCTTACCTTAGTGATTTCATTTGAAGCAAGGGTAGTGTAGGAGCGCTTTTACAGAATGGAAGATTCGATGTTGGCCTTTAGGGGACAAGAATAACCAATTCCTGAATTCTGAATATTCTAGAAAAGCACAAAATGCCAAAATTAGTTGTATAGAATTCAATATAAATAGGAATATGTAATAACAACATGAATCATGAATGAATGAGAAATAACAAAGTTCCTTCCcttagctttcttcttcttctcttcttcctcttcttctggAGGTGTTTACCCTCGAAGTTCAGCAACAAGTGCAACACGTAAcatttggtgctttcattgaccTCCCATGGCCGCCTTCCATGGCTACCTTCCATGGATGTCATTACAGCCCAAACCACTGCCATCCACAACAATCGCCAACCCACCGTGACTTTTCTCCCACTAGCGAGGATTGCCTCGAGGCTGTCCTGGCCAAACTTGATGCCACTACACGCCGCCTCGACTCCCAACTGGACGCCCTTCTCCTATGACTACCTCGGCGACTCGGCCACCACTACCTTCCTCAGTCTCCATGCTCCGCACCCATACCACCAAGTCCTGCACCATTACTGCCTCTGCCATGGACTCCGCCACTGACTCTGTCGTTGCCTCCGCCGCCACCTCTGCCGCTCAAGCCGACTCCATCACCCACGCTTATCGCAACCACGATCATGCCACCTCCGCCAGCCATGCTGCCTCCGTCACCACCTCCGCCGTCACCTCCATTTTCCACACCCATGCAGTCGCCCCCCACAACCTTGCCGAGTTCGCTTCCCATAGTGGTTGTTTCCCTCCTTGCTAACAGCAACCCCCACGTGTCCTCCGACCGTCGCAGGATCATCATTCGTCGAGTTCGCAAAGAGCACTTCAGCCACTGTGAGGAGCTCAACCACTCCTTCCTCCTCACCTTTTACGCCGCAAAATGGCTCAACTTCTGCAACACTAACCTCCATTCACTCATTCCTTCACCCATTTTAATTTGGGATCCCGGTTCAAATTTTTAAGCCATGGGTTGAAGCccaacaccttgaggacaaggtgtttttgATGGGGCTGGGAGTGATAGGTAGAAGAAGGCATAGGGGCAGCAAACACACAGGtgaaaacaacaacaaacaagagGAGAATTGTAAGGCCTGCTTACCTCAATGATTTCGTTTGAAGCAGGGGTAGTGTAGGAGCGCTTTTGCAGAATGGAAGATTCAATGCTGGCCTTTAGGGGACAAGAATAATCAATTCCTGAATTATGAATATTCTAGAAAAGCACAAAATGCCAAAATTAGTTGTATAGAATTCAATATAAATAGGAATATGTAATAACAACATGAATCATGAATGAATGAGAAATAACAGAGTTCCTTCCcttagctttcttcttcttcttcttcttctggagGTGCTGACCCTCGAAGTTCAGCAACAAGTGCAGCACGTAACACCCTGGCACCTTCGCAAATGGTAACCACATCAGGTGTTACCCCATGCTCAAACTGCTTCTTCCAACAATCGTCACCGCTATCAATGGCTCTATAAACAAAACATTCCTTTTGCAAGCTTTTAAGCCTTTTCTCGTTCACACTCCTGACAATTTTATTAAATGGGAAGAGTCACACTGCTGAGGGATCACACTCAGTCTCGGATCAATACTTCTCAAGGTATGCCAAGTTCACTCTCCCCTTTCCTTATGGCCTGAAGCAACTCAATAAACCGCACATCAGACTGCCTGAAGATCTATTTGCAAATCAAAACTATCATTCCAACAATCAGCTTCAATAGTTTAACTCACGCACTTCGGCTCTGACTTCAACTTCTTATCAACCTTTGACTTCTCAGTCTCACCAACAGAGGACAACTGGAAGAAATCCCCAACCACAATCAGCTGAATTCCTCCCCACCTCTTATCCACATCCTTCAACTTTCTGGCAACAAACTCTAGGCCATCAAATAGCTTTGAATCCACCATGCTAATTTCATCTATGACCAAAGCCTCAACCTTATCCCAAGTTCTGGTTGCAATCTTCCTCATAATCACCTCAAACAAATTTTGAGGATCAAAATTGGTGGTGTTATGGATCGCAGAAAATGAGTGCAAAGTTTGCCCCTTTATGGAAAACGCTGCAACCCCAGTTGAGGCTGTGACAAAAACCTTAGATGGGATGTGCAATTTTTTCAGTAATTTCACAACCTCGATGACCAACTTGGTTTTTCCAGTCCTAGTAGAACCCGTGATGAACACACTTTTCTGCTGCTATGTCCATTGATTCTTAGGCCTACGTTGTTTTCTCTCTGAGTGTCTTCTTCTTGGCCTTGTAGAATACCCTTTTGTGCCCAAATTTCTATACGCAGCAACAACAATTCCTAGGGTGAAAAATACCCCTTTTTTTAAACTTCTCACATACCCATCTGGGTTATTGCACAAATTTGACACAGAAAGAATATGGGTGTTTTCTCACAAAAGTGGTTTTACATTCGAAGTAAAGGAAATTTAAAAGAGAGCGATTGGATACATAAGAATTTTAACTCAGGAAAGTGatttattagagaatttaaatttatgtagtctaaaatttattatttgaatgtttttttaatgaaaaatttaaattttgaaattttaaaacagaattttaaaccattaaaatgtgaaatttcaatttccttctaaaacgtaaaaaatagaaattcgtTTATTGATAAAAGAATTTCTAAAAGGTTcatgtatttcttttataaccTTCATCCTCTCTTCCACCTGAAAGTTTCCAAAATCTCGTTCTCAAACTCGCGACTCTTCCCTCACACCGATAatcatcttcttcaagaaacattgTCTGAGCTCGTAGAGCATCGATTGGGTATGAGCATAGGGAGACACGTAGAACTGCACCCGCCAGTCAGGGGAGCAGCTGTCGTCATCTATCACACGGCGGAGGTGCTCGCCGGTGTGGAGGATATGGTCATGTCTTACGTCGTTGACTGAATGTTGAGGTCAGGTGCGGTGGTGTATGCCGTCGTGTCTCGGTTCCCCTTTGACTTCTTATGTCGCAtcaatattcttctctttggatgcACACCAATCATATATTCCCTtctctttgcattcattttctttcaccttcacaattttactttttttttatccaaatacaaaattttgaaaataaaagaatttcaattgaagtatttgaaattcttagaatttaaaattcctcCCTCAGGAAATTGTAAAATAATGGAAAATTTTGATTACCAAATTAATAGCATCTTTTGTGAACAACATTTGGATTATATCACTTGCTTCATGGATCACCAGAAAATTTGAGAGACAGACAGAGGGATAAGACCGAAACAATCGAGAAGTGGTTTGAATCAGAGTTAGTGGCATAAACACTTAAACAGGGTGTATTCTTCACAACAAAAAATGCAggggtgcattttttttatcaataaacactaAACAAGGTGTatttaatttgtctttttttaatatactaacGATTAACCATTCATCAAATAATTTTCCTTCATaaaaaactagtaaaaaaagcattcataacaaaaatatatactaacCATTAAAGTTTTAAGAGCCCATCGAGGTGATTTTTAGTTGTATTTATCAAGAGAAAAATTAATGGTGTAACACCATCCTTACCTTATCTCTATACTTCTTATCATGTGATCTCGTGTATTGACACTTTGATGATGAATGTTACACcatattatattatcatatatcAATACATCTCAGGCTAAATCTATCATGGTCGAATTTTAgatatttatgttaaattttataaatgttcttataaaaattacagatcaaattaaaaatcaacacGTGTTTGGGTTGTGGTCATTGTGGAAACATCATTGACATGTTTGAAAATCTTGCTCTCATAGTAAGAATATTAGAAAAAACCGTAGTATTGTAAgaattaataatttgaaaaatgattttttttactagtgaTTTAAAAAGGAGAGCAAGATtggcaatgaaaaaaaaaatcaggattTGAGTTGTAGAGTTAACATCCTAATTTGTTTAGGTTGAATGACCTTAACTTGTTCCATGTTCACTAGCATTTTTATCAAATGGTCATGGATGACCATAAGCTGTAAGTTGTAACTTGTAACCTCCCTAATCAATATCACAACAAAATATTGGCTTAGAAAACTCAAAGATGTGTTTATCTGCTTAATATGCTCTAGGCAGATTGAAGCACCCTTTAGAAAAACAGAAAGAGAACTTCACTACTATTTACACTTAACACTAATCATGCTCTTtctaagaaatataaaaaatgtatagactaaaaaaatattgatgaacaACCTCAAGGATCAGAATAATAATAGTGGCTACATAACATTATGATATACACTAGTATGATATACACTTTGAACAAATCAATATCAATAAACAGCTTCAAGGATCAGAATAACAATAATAGTGACTACAATGCATTACTCTTTCATGTCTGGCATTAGTCTATTATAACACCCTCTTGAGGAAAATTTAACTTTCCCTCCTCAAGTTCAGTTTATATAATATGACATTTGCAATAAGACAAAGAATTATAGCAAAGCATTCAGCAACCTTATCCATTTTCCTTTTGGTAAACTAAGTCTTGTACTTTGTTCGACGATTACAAACTTTTCTTGAGACAACACTGTTACTTCTGTGGCCACCTTTTCTCTTAGTTCAGGTACATCCATTACATGCCATGTTGCTGGCTTAAATGTCACAAATTTCCCTCCATCAAATTTGACCACAGGCAACACTTTATCATTACATATTCCACCTAGAACTTCTTCACCTAATGACCATGAAAACCCTATTGTAGaagcaaacttcatgatgatgaatcaagttgattcaagtagttttgataatgacaaagatgatgacaaaaagcccaaagaatgatttcaagattgagtcaacaagttcaagatcaagtttaatttcaagtttcatgagaagaaatcaagaagattcaagaatcaagagaagtttgattttaagattcaagagaagatgaattcaagattcaagagaagaaatcaggaagacttcacaagggaagtattgaaaagtttttttcaaaaaaaaaaaacatagcacagttttgtttttcaaaagagtttttctcaaaattttctaagttaccagagtttttactctctggtaatcgattaccagtttcctgtaatcaattaccagtggcaaagtttgattttgaaagcttttaactgaatttgcaatgttccaattgatttcaaaatggtgcaatcgattacaagatattggtaatcgattaccagtgtatctgaacgttgaaattcaaactcaattgtgaagagtcatatactttcataaaaagctttgagtaatcgattatatggttttggtaatcgattaccagtgacaagttttgaataaaaatcaagagatataactcttccaatggttttcaggtttttctaaaggttataactcttctaatggttttcttgaccagacatgaagagtctataaaagcaagaccttgactttcatttgaaaaaaaaagtgattaccactttttcatatattcttttataacctttgaatctctttgaacatcttcttgaacttcttcttcttcttcctttgccaaaagctttctaaagttttttggtttccaatcCTTGAAAACAagagtgtgctatatcttttcattcccttctccctttgccaaaaggaattcgccaaggactaactgcctgaattctttttgtgtctctcttattccttttccaaaagaacaaaggactaaccgcctaaattcttttgtgtctccattctcccttgtcaaagaattcaaaacaacacagtctgagaattcttttgattcttccttttcccataaacaaaagatttcaaaggactacccacctgagatatcttttgtttccccttcacaaagtttcaaaggactaaccgcctgagaactttgtcttaacacattagagggtacatcctttgtgatacaagtaaatggtacatctacttggattgttgtaactgagaacaagagagggtacctctcttgtggatcagttcaagtggagggtacatccacttggttgttcaaagagaacaagggagggtacatcccttgtggatttttgcttgtaaaggattttacaaggttgaaaagaaatctcaaggatcgcaggtcgcttggaaactggatgtaggcacgggttgttgccgaaccaatataaattcttgtgtttgtcttcttcttccctatactctttaatttccgctgtgcactttaattatcgcttttacttttggttaagtttctatttctgttctttactttcttaactttgtagtaaaagcctaattgaatctagtaacattaagaagaataagtttttttttaaattagtaaaggttcactaataattaattcaacccccccttctttaCTATAGACACCAATTGATTAATGATCCAACACCTACCACTACACCAATAGCCCCATTTACCAATCCACGCTCAGTGACCAAATTCTTAACCAGCATAACCCTTGCACCTTCATAAAGGGAAACTTCATCAGGTACTATGCCATACCTACGATTCCCCCTCCAATCCCCCTTACCACTATCAACAATCTTATAAACAACGACATCCTTTTGCAAACTTCTCAGTCTCTCCTTATTCACTCTTTCCACATATTTATTCAAAGGAAAGAGTTGCACAATAAAAGGATCATGTAGAAAAGAAGAGATGGaaaattgtttttcatattattcCAAGGAACTgagcaaaaaaatatatacatgagAATACCCTAACAATTGTACAGAGTTAATGCAGAGAACTAAGGAAGATCAGGAACAAATCAGAAACAAATTTGGTGTCTATAGTTATGTTCCTACACTTATGTGAAATACAATATTACTCCTACAATCATGGTACATCATATTTTCGCCAATACTCCCCCTCAAGTTGGCGCATGAAGATATTGAATGTCCAACTTGCCAAGTAGATGATCAAATTGTCGGCGCCCAAAGGCCTTGGTCAGAATGTTAGCTAGTCGGTTGGTAGTGCAAACATGAGAGGTGGCAATGGTACCACATTGAACTTCATCCCGTACAAAATGATAGTCTACCTCGATGTGTTTAGTTCTCTCGTGAAAGACTGAATTCGTTGCTATGTGAAGAGCAACCTGGCTATCACAATATATGTGCATGGGTGTTGGATGATTTGTAGAAGCATATatgatatgaagttttgatgatgccaaagataagcGTAATTCAATTCAAGAATCTAGAAATTCAAGAAGAACGATGTACTTAGTTCCTAGGATCTTAGAAAGAATTCCTTAATTGATGCTGCACAGGTTTGCCTAAAGGATATTTTACAAAAGCTtttagagatttaaaaaatatgatattttctctctggtaatcgattacatccggtaatcgattaccagtggccaaattgatttatgaaacaattttacaaattttgaatttgattttaaaaggctgtaatcgattacatacagtatataatcgattaccagaagttaaaattatttgtaacaacttttagaaatttgaatttaaattttaaaagcctgtaatcgattaccagatataaaaattcaaatttcaagtctggaaagtcacaactcttcagaaactaattgtgtaattgattaccacatttatgtaatcgattactagtaaggAATCTtcaaaaataactcccaagaatCACAATTGTTCAATAAGtttttgaatgaccatcaaaaacctataaataggtgacttgggatacGAAATtccttaaagtttttttaacaacattgtcttattctctcaaaaccAAATTGTCTTATCACTCTCAAAATATTTCTTGGCCAAAACAATTGCAAATTAAATAAGGAATCTTGATCGATCtttaattgtaatattcttctcttaaagagagaaaatttttcttcttcttattcaaagagatcTGTTTAAGAGACCGagagtctcttaagttgtaaggatatctgaacacaagggaagggtgtctctgtgtggttcagagtttgtaaaaagatttttacaagatagtggaaatctcaagcgggttgcttggggactggacgtaggcacagggcgtgaccgaactagtataaaatctGAGTTCGCATTCTCTCTtctcttaaacttcttttatttattgtgatttatcttttgctttaaagaagtttattttgaattgtcttttgagtaattcatatcAAGGGTGTagtgttaatccaaaaagagttaaattttaattgggaatattttttgtatcttaattaaatgcccccttcttaagataactgaggccacttgtccaacatgaTTCACGCCTAAGGATTCAAGAAGACCCTTCAGCCAGTTCAATTTGCAAGTAGTGGCTACCATAGAGCGGTATTTTGCTTCTACAGAGGATCGAGACACAATGTGTTGCTTCTTTGTCTTCCATGAGATTGGAGAGGAATTTAAAAACACCACATATCTGGTGAAAGATCATCGTGTAAGAGGACAACTAGCCCAATCTAAGTCGCAATATGTTGTTAAGTGTAGGTCACTATCAGCTCGTAGAAGGATGCCTTGACCAGGGTTGCCTTTAAGATAATGTACGACTCGTAATGCTGCCTCCCAATGGTCTTCTTGTGGGTGCTGCATAAATTGAGCAAGCACATGTACATAGTAGCTGAGCTTAGGCCTAATTATAGTAAGATAGATAAGTTGTCCTACCAGCCTCCGGTATTGCTCGGGATCTTTCGTAAGAGCTCATTTTGCCACTATTAATCGATGATTCTGTTCCATTAGAGACACTGCTGGCTTTGCCCCAAGCAAATCAACTTCAGTAACAATGTCTAGTGCATACTTTCACTGACAGAGAAAAATTCCTTCAGGCCCATGAGCAACCTCAATACCTAGGAAGTATTTAAGAGTTCCTAGATCCTTCATGTAAAAACACATGTTTAGATATTTCTTAAGCTGAGTCACAGCTCGAGAATCATTGCTAGCAATGACCAAGTCATCAACATATACTAGCACACTAAGCTGCATTCCACTGTCTGCATATGTGAACAAAGAGTAGTCAGAGTGAGGCTAAACAAATCCATATTTCTTCAATGTTGTCGTAAGCTTAGAGAACCAACACCGAGGGGCCTGACGAAGCCTATAAAGGGATTTGTTCAATTTGCATACTTTAGACTTATCTGTTGTTGAAAACCTTGGTGGAAGTTGCATGAACACCTTTTCATCCAAGTCGCCATGCAAGAATGCATTAtgaacatccatttgatgtaaCTCCCATTGTTTTGCTGCTGCTACTGCCAGAAGAGTTCGCATTGTTGCCATCTTTGCGACTAGAGAAAAGGTCTCATTGTAATCCAATCCTTCTACTTGTCGGTTGCCAAGATCACCAATCATGCTTTATAGCATTCTATAGATCCATCAGaatgtatttgattttataCACCCATTTGCACCCGATTGCCTTTTTCCCAGGGGGCAAGGTCTCCAAAGTCCATGTTCTATTGCTTTCAAGAGCTTCTAATTCCTTCTTCATTGCTTCTCTCCATCTTTTATCCTTCACAGCAACTGAAAAACTTGTGGGTTCATGCCCCATTGTTATTGCAATTAAGAATGAACGACATCGAGGAGAAAACTTAGCACATGTTACATAATTTGCTATGGGATAAGGAGTTTTACCTGAGGGCTTTGACTCGGATGGTGTTTGAGTGTGAGTGGAGCCTTTCGGACACCATGCAGTGTAAGTCACGTAGTCTTGTAATAGCACCGAGGGCTTATGTTGGCGTTGTCCTCTACCAAGTCATTCCTCTTGTTCAGCGACACCCTTTTCTTGTCCACTTCCATCACTGTTTTCCTCACTTATGGTCACTTCAATTCCACATCcttgttcttctctttcatGCTCATAACTGCCCAGTCTCCCCCTCGCTGTTATATTTGTAATCCACTCCTCACTCCCTTTGTCCCTTTGATTTTCATTGGGGTCGTCAAAGAATGCACAATCTATTAAGTGTGATTCTGATTCCTTGTTGTTTGTCGGATCCTATCCGATGGCAAATGGAAAAACATTCTCATGAAACGCCACATCCCTAGAGACCAAGTATTCTTCTTTTTCGAGGTCATAGACTCGCCATCCTTTCTTTCCATATGGATAACCCAATAACACACACTTTCTACTTCTCTCACAAAACTTGTccctttcttttccattttggtGCACGTAACAGAGGCACCCAAATACTCTCAGTTGGCTATATATAGGTGCTCTCCCAAACAAGACCTCATGAGGACTTTTTCcttgaagaagagaagaaggggTTCGGTTTATAAGATAGTCTGCAGTCAAAATGCATTCACCCAAAAATCATATAGGCAAGCTAGCTTGAAATCTTAATGCTCTAGCTACATTTAAAATGTGCCTATGCTTCCTCTCAACTCTCCCATTCT
Encoded proteins:
- the LOC114396924 gene encoding ATP-dependent DNA helicase PIF1-like, with product MASTGVAAFSIKGQTLHSFSAIHNTTNFDPQNLFEVIMRKIATRTWDKVEALVIDEISMVDSKLFDGLEFVARKLKDVDKRWGGIQLIVVGDFFQLSSVGETEKSKVDKKLKSEPKSVNEKRLKSLQKECFVYRAIDSGDDCWKKQFEHGVTPDVVTICEGARVLRAALVAELRGSAPPEEEEEEES